A genomic segment from Nicotiana sylvestris chromosome 1, ASM39365v2, whole genome shotgun sequence encodes:
- the LOC104231741 gene encoding serine/threonine-protein phosphatase 7 long form homolog, with amino-acid sequence MQPLRPRRPDDLWEFIGEHPFHARVVARLQATGFYTIFELGRMQLDWSLITALVERWRPETHTFHLPTGGATITLEDVQILYGLRADGQAVALPQYIRSMTRAQFLDMMMHFTGYRPQGDAGGSRVALSAIRDDMAFLHPDITGETENLHIERYTRLALLLLFGCVLIPNTSGSKVSMRFLHHLQELDGLTQYSWGAAVLAYLYMSMGPAVDICGFLPLLQVWAWQRIMPLQPPLPALAPGEAYPFLPLASRWILRRGNYRGTDAHHNLPLIRDVLDMLVDGQFIWTPYNDELVAQLPFYCSVDRMLWSTSVPMIFFDMVEYHATERVLRQFHRPQPIPRDPGWVAIHYQRDDRARLDDIYMGWLEQQVLI; translated from the exons ATGCAGCCTCTCCGCCCCAGGAGACCTGACGATTTATGGGAGTTCATCGGGGAGCATCCTTTCCATGCCCGCGTAGTCGCGCGCTTACAGGCTACGGGCTTCTATACGATTTTTGAGCTTGGACGGATGcagcttgattggtctctcatcacggccttggtagagcggtggcgaccggagacgcacacttttcacttgcccactggAGGGGCCACTATCACGCTGGAGGATGTTCAGATTTTGTACGGGCTGCGCGCAGATGGACAGGCCGTAGCACTGCCCCAGTACATTAGATCCATGACGCGTGCACAATTTTTGGATATGATGATGCATTTTACTGGTTATAGACCTCAAGGTGACGCTGGGGGCAGTCGCGTTGCTTTGTCAGCCATCAGAGATGATATGGCGTTTTTGCACCCAGACATTACCGGCGAGACGGAGAATCTCCATATTGAGAGGTACACGCGGTTGGCGCTGCTCCTGCTTTTCGGGTGTGTCTTgatcccgaacacttcggggagtaaagtgagtatgcgctttcTCCATCATCTTCAGGAGTTGGATGGTTTAACCCAGTACAGTtggggtgctgctgttctcgcatacctgtatatgagcatgggcccagcggtggacatatgtggttttttgcccctcctacag gtttgggcctggcagcggatcatgccgttgcagccacctctaccagcACTTGCGCCTGGTGAGGCTtatccgtttctccctctagcttctaggtggattctccggcgtgggaactaccgagggaccgatgctcatcataatctcccccttatcAGGGATGTGCTAGATATGCTGGTGGACGGACAG ttcatctggacgccatacaacgacgagttggtagctcagctgcccttttattgctcagtcgatcgaatgctttggagcacctccgtcccgatgatcttcttcgatatggttgagtatcatgccacagagcgtgtGCTTCGCCAGTTTCACCGTCCCCAGCCTATACCGAGGGATCCTGGATGGGTGGCTATACACTATCAGCGAGATGACCGTGCCAGGCTGGacgatatatatatgggatggctAGAGCAGCAGGTCCTTATTTAA